A genomic window from Cupriavidus basilensis includes:
- a CDS encoding Re/Si-specific NAD(P)(+) transhydrogenase subunit alpha, whose protein sequence is MHIGIPQETRAGETRVAATPETVKKYVTQGHQVIVQSGAGVRASVPDSAYEAVGATIGTAAQAFGTQLVLKVRAPVDAELALMKPGAVLVGMLNPFDAENNARMASATLTAFALEAAPRTTRAQSMDVLSSQANIAGYKAVLVAAHHYQRFMPMLMTAAGTVKAARVLILGAGVAGLQAIATAKRLGAVIEASDVRPAVKEQIESLGAKFLDVPFVTDEEREIAQGVGGYARPMPPDWMRRQAELVHERAKAADIVITTALIPGRQAPVLLKEETVQAMKPGSVVVDLAAAQGGNCPLTVADEVVERHGVTLIGHTNLASMVAADASALYARNVLDFLKLVIDKEGQFTLNLEDDIVAACLMCKDGQVVRGAS, encoded by the coding sequence CCACCCCGGAGACGGTCAAGAAGTACGTGACCCAGGGCCATCAGGTCATCGTCCAGTCGGGAGCCGGCGTACGCGCCAGCGTGCCGGACTCGGCGTATGAGGCCGTCGGTGCCACCATTGGCACCGCGGCGCAAGCCTTCGGCACGCAGTTGGTGCTCAAGGTCCGCGCCCCCGTCGATGCCGAGCTCGCGCTGATGAAGCCGGGCGCCGTGCTGGTCGGCATGCTCAATCCCTTCGACGCAGAGAACAACGCGCGCATGGCGAGCGCCACGCTGACCGCCTTCGCGCTGGAAGCCGCGCCGCGCACCACGCGCGCGCAGAGCATGGATGTGCTCTCTTCCCAGGCCAATATCGCCGGCTACAAGGCCGTACTGGTCGCCGCGCATCATTACCAGCGTTTCATGCCCATGCTGATGACCGCCGCCGGCACCGTCAAGGCGGCCCGCGTGCTGATCCTCGGCGCCGGCGTGGCGGGCCTGCAGGCCATCGCCACCGCCAAGCGGCTGGGCGCGGTCATCGAAGCCTCCGACGTGCGTCCCGCCGTCAAGGAACAGATCGAATCGCTGGGCGCCAAATTCCTCGATGTGCCCTTCGTCACCGACGAAGAGCGCGAGATCGCGCAGGGGGTGGGCGGCTATGCCCGCCCCATGCCGCCCGACTGGATGCGACGCCAGGCCGAACTGGTGCACGAGCGCGCCAAGGCCGCCGACATCGTCATCACTACCGCGCTGATCCCGGGCCGCCAGGCGCCGGTGCTGCTCAAGGAAGAAACGGTGCAGGCGATGAAGCCGGGCTCGGTGGTGGTCGACCTGGCCGCGGCGCAGGGCGGCAACTGCCCGCTGACGGTCGCTGACGAAGTGGTGGAACGCCACGGCGTCACGCTGATCGGGCACACCAACCTGGCCAGCATGGTGGCGGCCGACGCGTCGGCGCTATATGCGCGCAACGTGCTCGACTTCCTCAAGCTCGTCATCGACAAGGAAGGCCAGTTCACGCTGAACCTGGAGGACGATATCGTCGCCGCCTGCCTGATGTGCAAGGACGGCCAGGTGGTCCGCGGCGCTTCCTGA
- a CDS encoding NAD(P) transhydrogenase subunit alpha, translating to MEMVNHTVINLIIFVLAIYVGYHVVWTVTPALHTPLMAVTNAISAIIIVGAMLAAGLTEGPVGRTMGTLAVALAAVNVFGGFLVTQRMLEMFKKKEPKAKSGKGHEEGAK from the coding sequence ATGGAAATGGTGAACCACACGGTGATCAACCTGATCATCTTCGTGCTGGCGATCTACGTGGGCTACCACGTGGTCTGGACGGTGACGCCCGCCCTGCACACCCCGCTGATGGCCGTGACCAATGCGATCTCGGCCATCATCATCGTCGGCGCCATGCTGGCTGCCGGCCTGACCGAGGGCCCCGTGGGCCGCACCATGGGCACGCTGGCGGTCGCGCTCGCCGCGGTCAACGTGTTCGGTGGCTTCCTGGTGACGCAGCGCATGCTGGAGATGTTCAAGAAGAAGGAACCCAAGGCCAAGTCTGGCAAGGGTCATGAGGAGGGCGCCAAGTGA